From the genome of Staphylococcus haemolyticus, one region includes:
- a CDS encoding ABC transporter ATP-binding protein, with amino-acid sequence MLKIERLTKYIDGKLIFKDISCAINDQHLLISGESGCGKSTLTKIIAGLDMNYQGDLYFNGQLRKSYTAKEWMKHIQYVPQYQRDTLNQRKTVLSTLLEPLKNYKFDKQSYTSRIEAVLRQCKLPQSILNQSISTLSGGQFQRVWIAKALILEPEILILDEATTNLDVINEEEILQMLIALKQTQLIIISHDAYVLSRFKGVQLQLEQLNN; translated from the coding sequence ATGCTTAAAATTGAAAGATTAACTAAATACATTGATGGGAAACTTATCTTCAAAGATATATCATGTGCAATTAATGACCAACATTTACTTATAAGTGGTGAAAGTGGCTGCGGTAAGTCTACGTTAACCAAGATTATCGCCGGATTAGATATGAATTATCAAGGTGACTTATACTTTAATGGCCAATTACGTAAGTCATATACGGCAAAAGAATGGATGAAACACATTCAATATGTGCCTCAGTATCAACGTGACACATTAAATCAGCGTAAAACCGTATTATCTACGTTATTAGAACCACTTAAGAATTACAAATTTGATAAGCAGAGTTACACATCAAGAATAGAAGCGGTGCTTAGACAATGCAAGTTACCACAAAGCATACTCAATCAAAGCATTTCAACGCTAAGTGGTGGGCAATTTCAACGTGTCTGGATAGCGAAGGCACTTATTCTAGAACCAGAGATATTGATATTAGATGAAGCAACGACAAACTTAGATGTGATTAACGAGGAAGAAATACTTCAAATGTTAATCGCATTAAAGCAAACGCAATTAATCATTATTTCACATGATGCGTACGTCTTGAGTCGCTTTAAAGGCGTTCAGTTACAACTCGAACAATTGAATAATTAG
- a CDS encoding 6-pyruvoyl trahydropterin synthase family protein, translating into MSNRFNHIQPPNQFKYREGRTVLKQQYDFKCDNRIYFSEDIFRDLHNHSYRLYVDVLSPIGDYGFGLDFNEVDAIYNKVIEPKLNHQLINETLPDMNTTAENIAMWIWDEFEQHLPGEHCMYALQLFETDRHGVSLNRSIMKL; encoded by the coding sequence ATGTCTAATCGCTTTAATCATATCCAACCACCCAATCAATTTAAATATAGAGAGGGCCGAACTGTGTTAAAACAACAATATGATTTCAAGTGTGATAATCGAATTTATTTTAGTGAAGATATATTTCGAGATTTGCATAATCATTCATATCGCTTGTATGTAGACGTACTTTCACCAATTGGTGATTATGGTTTTGGATTAGATTTTAATGAAGTAGATGCGATTTATAATAAAGTGATTGAACCTAAATTAAATCATCAACTCATTAATGAAACGTTGCCTGATATGAATACGACTGCTGAAAATATTGCAATGTGGATTTGGGACGAATTTGAACAACATCTTCCGGGTGAACATTGTATGTATGCGTTACAGCTATTTGAGACCGACCGCCATGGGGTAAGTCTAAATCGTTCCATTATGAAGCTTTAA
- a CDS encoding MFS transporter: MFKKKNQIILFIILFSYFLILMDNSIIFTSTVKIAQSLHMDKASLSWVSNAYTITFGGFLLLAGRLGDLLGRKRIFLSGLVLFGISSLCIGLAQNSIQIITFRAIQGIGSAIIAPTTLALLMDHFEGKERSKAISYYGATAGIGSSIGLLLGGWLTSTISWRSGFLINVPFTIILIILTLLFVKSTTVHRVRIDFIGAILSVIAIMTLVYGMTNESIIAVIIGFILLIIFVIFERKLPFALMPMSLFKNKVRTGAYVGRFIFMMAMLSYWFILPQMMQHLYHYTPLQAGIAFLPLTIINFIAALYLPYFTEKLGNTNVLLLGQIILTLGLIVTTSLNPLHGYWLAIGIPMLLVGLGQGWLLAPITSAGIHEVDASLSGAASGMTNTMHQLGGPIGLSIIVFFTSNITHIIHYYHVVMWLIVIYMIIGFIVLWMTQRQTKSI, translated from the coding sequence ATGTTTAAAAAGAAAAATCAAATTATACTCTTCATCATTTTATTTAGTTATTTTTTAATATTAATGGATAACTCAATCATATTTACAAGTACTGTCAAGATCGCTCAAAGCCTACACATGGATAAAGCGTCCTTATCTTGGGTATCAAATGCTTATACAATTACATTCGGTGGTTTCTTATTGTTAGCGGGTAGACTAGGTGATTTATTAGGGCGCAAACGTATATTTTTAAGTGGTTTAGTGTTATTTGGGATATCAAGTTTATGTATCGGGCTTGCACAAAATAGTATACAAATTATTACTTTTAGAGCAATACAAGGTATTGGTTCGGCGATTATTGCACCTACAACACTCGCTTTACTTATGGACCATTTCGAAGGTAAGGAAAGAAGTAAAGCCATTAGTTACTACGGCGCCACTGCTGGTATTGGTTCAAGCATTGGTTTACTCCTCGGTGGTTGGTTAACAAGTACAATCAGTTGGCGTTCTGGCTTCCTGATTAATGTCCCTTTCACTATTATTTTAATTATCTTGACGTTGCTTTTTGTAAAATCTACAACGGTTCATCGTGTACGAATTGACTTTATTGGTGCAATACTTTCAGTTATTGCGATAATGACACTCGTATATGGCATGACAAATGAATCTATCATTGCAGTCATTATTGGGTTCATTTTATTAATTATATTCGTAATATTTGAACGCAAATTACCATTTGCATTAATGCCAATGTCATTATTTAAGAATAAGGTGCGCACAGGCGCTTATGTCGGTCGTTTTATATTTATGATGGCAATGTTATCTTATTGGTTTATCTTGCCACAAATGATGCAACATTTATATCATTACACACCGTTACAAGCTGGTATAGCTTTCTTACCTTTAACCATTATTAATTTTATTGCGGCATTGTATCTTCCTTACTTTACTGAAAAATTAGGCAATACGAACGTGTTATTACTCGGCCAAATTATACTGACTTTAGGACTAATTGTTACAACTAGTTTGAATCCGTTACATGGATATTGGCTAGCGATAGGTATCCCCATGTTACTCGTAGGTCTAGGTCAAGGTTGGCTACTGGCTCCTATTACAAGTGCCGGCATTCACGAAGTAGATGCTAGTTTATCAGGTGCCGCAAGCGGAATGACTAATACCATGCACCAATTAGGTGGTCCAATCGGCTTATCAATTATCGTCTTTTTCACATCAAATATAACGCATATTATTCATTATTATCACGTTGTGATGTGGTTAATTGTTATTTATATGATTATCGGCTTCATTGTGTTATGGATGACTCAACGCCAAACTAAATCAATTTAA
- a CDS encoding ABC transporter substrate-binding protein gives MKKRVLITMAASATLLLAGCGNDQKEDKNITVSLPTGAKADKLDAQGYDAAMPVYSAVYDALVKYDKDKGVKAGLAEKWHFDESGKVYEFHLKKNVKFSDGSALDAKAVKFSIERAKAMNKDTTVETLKKLDKVVVKSDHVVQIRLKSPSNQVLNELTQVRPLRIMSPHSVENGKVNGKFEKAIGTGAFVVDKTGKEKTTMKPNKYFNHSHPVNYNLAFQTIEDGDSRNSAVQSGSVDISGGALGMLSDQQIKQDKKNKNLTVEDKPSTVSHFMAFNPDNDVLKQRTIREAISKSIDTKDIAGKSVNGLFQKNVQFVNKDNQQAHDYDVKEAEKLLKEAGYHKNSDGIFEKTGKPLTFNLVIQTAEFPSWKDKAEKVQRQLKKAGIKLNVKTLDSQSYYDTLWTKKDYDLIFYRTYSDALMPYNFMSSVFKNNDGKSGVLANDKTLTQQLDDFPTTVSKKEQQRSFDEIFKHFNQQYYGVPIAYPNESFVVSDKVKQFKFSGLTDAPIDYKALKVNE, from the coding sequence ATGAAAAAACGTGTATTAATTACAATGGCAGCAAGCGCAACGCTCTTATTAGCAGGTTGTGGGAATGACCAAAAAGAAGATAAAAATATCACAGTATCGCTACCTACTGGAGCGAAAGCAGATAAACTTGACGCACAAGGTTATGACGCCGCAATGCCAGTCTATAGTGCAGTATATGATGCATTAGTTAAATACGATAAAGACAAAGGTGTGAAAGCTGGCTTAGCAGAAAAATGGCATTTTGATGAATCAGGAAAAGTCTATGAATTCCATTTAAAAAAGAACGTTAAATTCTCAGATGGCTCAGCTTTAGATGCTAAAGCAGTGAAATTCTCAATTGAGCGTGCGAAAGCGATGAACAAAGATACGACTGTAGAAACGTTAAAAAAATTGGATAAGGTTGTTGTTAAAAGTGATCATGTTGTCCAAATTAGATTGAAGTCACCATCAAATCAAGTGTTGAATGAATTAACACAGGTGAGACCGTTACGTATTATGAGTCCACATTCCGTTGAAAATGGTAAAGTAAATGGCAAATTTGAAAAAGCGATTGGAACAGGTGCCTTTGTCGTTGATAAAACTGGCAAAGAAAAAACGACAATGAAGCCAAATAAATATTTCAACCATAGCCATCCCGTAAACTACAATCTTGCGTTCCAAACGATTGAAGATGGAGATTCAAGAAACTCAGCAGTACAAAGTGGTTCTGTTGATATTTCTGGTGGTGCTTTAGGAATGCTGTCAGATCAGCAAATTAAGCAAGACAAGAAAAATAAAAACTTAACTGTTGAAGATAAGCCAAGTACAGTAAGTCATTTCATGGCATTTAATCCGGATAATGATGTATTAAAACAACGTACAATCCGTGAAGCCATTAGTAAGAGCATCGATACAAAAGATATTGCGGGTAAATCTGTAAATGGTTTATTCCAGAAGAACGTGCAATTTGTAAACAAAGATAATCAACAGGCACACGACTATGATGTAAAAGAGGCTGAGAAGTTACTTAAAGAAGCAGGTTATCACAAGAACAGTGACGGTATTTTTGAAAAAACCGGTAAACCATTAACGTTTAATTTGGTTATTCAAACTGCAGAATTCCCAAGTTGGAAAGATAAAGCGGAAAAAGTGCAACGTCAACTTAAAAAAGCTGGCATTAAGTTAAATGTGAAAACGTTAGATTCACAATCATACTATGATACGTTATGGACGAAAAAAGATTATGACCTCATCTTCTATAGAACGTATTCAGATGCCTTAATGCCTTATAATTTCATGAGTTCAGTATTTAAAAATAATGATGGTAAGTCAGGTGTATTAGCTAATGATAAAACATTGACTCAGCAGCTAGATGATTTCCCAACAACTGTATCTAAAAAAGAACAACAGCGTTCATTTGATGAAATATTTAAACACTTTAATCAACAATATTATGGTGTGCCTATTGCTTATCCAAATGAAAGCTTTGTCGTTAGTGATAAAGTGAAGCAATTCAAATTCTCTGGACTTACTGATGCTCCTATTGATTATAAAGCGTTGAAAGTTAATGAGTAA
- a CDS encoding MerR family transcriptional regulator, whose amino-acid sequence MNTKEVVEFMGLSQDTLRYYEKVGAIPPVERNQNGYRDYRTNDLNWIYLVKNLRLAGVKIELLLEFCKLGQLPSNEDTQQRQKEILNEQLSELDAKLEVMHKARNLLKYKIDTYDSHLAQFNAGELSKDNVDKLWKKPEIVNR is encoded by the coding sequence ATGAATACGAAAGAAGTTGTAGAATTTATGGGATTATCTCAAGATACATTGAGATATTATGAGAAAGTGGGCGCTATACCACCAGTTGAACGAAATCAAAATGGCTATCGTGATTATAGAACAAACGACTTGAACTGGATATATTTAGTAAAAAACTTACGTCTTGCTGGTGTGAAAATTGAATTACTTTTAGAGTTTTGTAAACTAGGGCAATTACCTTCAAATGAAGACACGCAGCAACGTCAAAAAGAGATACTTAATGAACAATTAAGTGAACTAGATGCTAAATTAGAAGTAATGCACAAAGCTAGAAATTTATTGAAATATAAGATAGATACCTATGATAGTCATTTAGCTCAATTTAATGCAGGTGAACTATCAAAGGATAATGTGGATAAACTGTGGAAAAAACCTGAAATAGTGAATAGATAA
- a CDS encoding ABC transporter permease, whose product MKKYQTYIAISAILSVMFVLIVYCFMQDTQNLDPLQSPNSQHWLGTDQLGRDFLVRLIVGSLVTLSLTSVVILLSVCIGLVFGLIAGIERKWLDQIIMFIADMLLAIPSFIIALVILSLVSNSMLGLILALTIGWIGRYLRYFRNLTRDIQKRPFVSYARLSGNSTFKTTVTHVIPHLLSNIFALVTADFGKMMLSISGLAFLGLGIKSPTPELGTILFDGKSYFNGAPWLFFFPGVLLGGFALLCQMINKKITQ is encoded by the coding sequence ATGAAAAAATATCAAACTTACATCGCCATAAGTGCAATATTAAGTGTGATGTTTGTGCTAATTGTATATTGCTTTATGCAAGACACACAAAACTTGGATCCACTCCAATCACCTAATAGCCAACATTGGTTAGGCACGGATCAACTAGGCAGAGATTTCTTAGTCAGACTGATTGTAGGTAGTCTAGTCACATTAAGCTTAACTAGCGTGGTAATTCTATTAAGTGTTTGTATTGGACTGGTCTTTGGGTTAATTGCAGGTATAGAAAGAAAATGGTTAGACCAAATCATCATGTTTATTGCCGATATGCTATTGGCAATTCCTTCATTTATTATTGCATTAGTCATCTTAAGCTTAGTAAGTAATTCAATGCTAGGTTTGATACTTGCTTTAACAATTGGATGGATAGGCCGTTATTTACGTTATTTCAGAAATTTAACACGAGATATTCAAAAGCGTCCCTTTGTCAGTTATGCAAGACTAAGTGGTAACTCAACGTTTAAAACGACAGTGACGCACGTGATTCCGCATTTACTAAGTAATATATTTGCTTTGGTCACGGCTGACTTTGGCAAAATGATGCTAAGTATATCTGGACTTGCCTTTTTAGGCCTGGGTATTAAATCACCGACGCCTGAGTTAGGAACCATTCTCTTTGACGGGAAAAGTTATTTCAATGGTGCACCTTGGCTCTTCTTCTTCCCTGGTGTACTGTTAGGAGGTTTCGCCTTATTATGTCAAATGATCAACAAAAAAATAACGCAATGA
- a CDS encoding YbfB/YjiJ family MFS transporter, which translates to MIPKQAYKQLVLSMLALMIAMSISRFAYTPILPFMQQDTSMNNQNAGLLATFNYLGYLMGAIIPMFITIKSKVFDLKLYVMINVISVILMGFSEHFLIWSVLRIIAGITSGTIFVVASNVALEALRMANKQSISGILYSAVGIGIFSSSIFIFLYTQAQTWKATWIILGVVALMAGIIILTSMKDNPSISKHSASSNQNQGKALNRAFIIPFSIAYFFEGAGYIVTGTFLVALIKTIPAYADYAALSWMFVGLGAMPATLIWSLFAEKFGYKKAIYSALILQIISVGLPIFSHHMLGLIVASMLFGATFLGLTTLFMSKSQELMYHTNQKLNLVSLLTVIYSVGQMIAPMIAGVLIGDSNNYQLALTFAMILLILGFIFSVISYRFNAYK; encoded by the coding sequence ATGATACCTAAACAAGCTTATAAACAATTGGTATTAAGCATGCTGGCATTAATGATTGCAATGTCAATTAGCCGCTTTGCATATACGCCAATTTTGCCATTTATGCAACAAGATACCTCGATGAATAACCAAAATGCAGGTCTGTTAGCGACATTCAATTATTTAGGTTATCTAATGGGTGCTATCATACCTATGTTTATTACGATAAAATCTAAAGTCTTTGATTTAAAGTTGTATGTCATGATTAATGTGATTTCTGTTATTTTAATGGGATTTTCAGAGCATTTTCTTATCTGGTCAGTTCTGCGAATAATTGCCGGCATAACGAGTGGTACGATCTTTGTTGTAGCATCAAATGTGGCGTTAGAAGCATTAAGAATGGCTAATAAACAGAGTATTTCGGGAATTTTATATAGTGCAGTAGGAATAGGAATATTTTCTAGTAGTATTTTTATATTTCTTTATACACAAGCTCAGACTTGGAAAGCAACATGGATTATATTAGGTGTTGTGGCTTTAATGGCAGGTATCATTATATTAACTAGCATGAAGGACAACCCTTCAATTTCTAAACATTCAGCGTCATCAAATCAGAATCAAGGAAAGGCATTAAATCGCGCATTTATTATTCCATTCTCGATTGCCTATTTTTTTGAGGGAGCAGGCTATATTGTTACAGGAACATTTTTAGTCGCACTTATTAAGACTATACCTGCATACGCAGATTACGCTGCATTAAGTTGGATGTTTGTAGGACTAGGCGCTATGCCGGCCACGTTAATTTGGTCATTATTTGCTGAAAAGTTTGGGTACAAAAAGGCGATATATAGTGCATTAATATTACAAATTATTAGTGTAGGCTTGCCTATCTTTTCACATCATATGCTAGGATTAATCGTTGCTTCGATGCTATTTGGTGCAACCTTCTTAGGTTTAACAACATTATTTATGTCGAAAAGCCAAGAACTTATGTATCATACAAATCAAAAGTTAAATCTTGTATCGTTATTAACAGTCATTTATAGTGTCGGACAAATGATAGCGCCAATGATTGCCGGAGTACTCATCGGAGACTCAAATAATTATCAGTTGGCGTTAACCTTCGCAATGATATTACTTATACTAGGTTTCATATTTAGTGTAATAAGCTATAGATTTAATGCATATAAATAA
- a CDS encoding ABC transporter permease, with product MLKRTIKLILYLIVSSFIIFVLVEKTSGNPAILYLQRHGYTSITQENIEAAQHKLGLGQHFLLRYIDWVGHALTGNLGYSFSTNEPVTTMIMEAVIPTLILIVVSSCIMLPFGYMVGYFIGTRPHTRYANGIRGFAQVMTSMPEYWLAILFIYYLGVRWQLLPFVGSDSWQHFVLPIFTIVVIEGCHILLMTSHLIAQTLDNDAYQLAQLRHYSLKARIIVQIKEIFAPLMTISINSVIHLIGKVVILEVIFSMSGIGKLLINAINQRDYPLIQGIVVFIIVLIMFINYLGDIIILNNEPRLRRRHTKRQAHEKRGVS from the coding sequence ATGCTTAAACGAACAATAAAATTAATACTTTACTTAATCGTGAGTTCGTTTATTATATTCGTTTTAGTCGAGAAGACATCAGGTAATCCAGCGATACTATACTTACAACGTCATGGTTATACGTCGATTACCCAGGAAAATATTGAAGCAGCACAACATAAACTTGGTTTGGGCCAACATTTTCTATTAAGATATATCGATTGGGTTGGACATGCACTTACTGGTAACTTGGGATACAGTTTTAGTACAAATGAGCCAGTAACAACTATGATTATGGAGGCCGTCATTCCAACATTAATATTAATCGTTGTTTCAAGTTGTATCATGTTGCCATTTGGTTATATGGTTGGTTATTTTATTGGGACGCGCCCACATACTCGATACGCGAATGGTATTCGTGGATTCGCTCAAGTGATGACTTCTATGCCGGAATATTGGTTAGCCATTTTGTTTATATATTATTTAGGAGTACGTTGGCAGTTGCTACCTTTTGTAGGTAGCGATTCCTGGCAACATTTCGTGCTACCCATCTTCACCATTGTTGTTATAGAAGGATGTCATATCTTATTGATGACATCGCACCTTATTGCGCAAACATTAGATAACGATGCGTATCAACTTGCTCAGTTAAGACATTACTCATTAAAGGCGCGTATCATTGTCCAGATTAAAGAGATATTTGCACCACTCATGACCATTTCAATTAACAGTGTGATTCATTTAATAGGAAAAGTAGTCATACTTGAAGTAATCTTCAGCATGTCTGGTATAGGGAAATTATTAATTAATGCTATCAATCAACGAGATTATCCACTTATTCAAGGCATTGTGGTCTTTATTATCGTCTTAATTATGTTCATTAATTATTTAGGCGACATTATCATTTTAAACAATGAACCTAGACTTCGACGACGACATACCAAACGCCAAGCCCATGAGAAAAGAGGTGTGTCGTGA
- a CDS encoding ATP-binding cassette domain-containing protein, with product MSNDQQKNNAMNTVVKVNQLSILDHNRSLLNDVNLTITKGAFHCIIGESGSGKSLLTRTILGMKPSQLSYQGDIKIDLNKTDAVFQDVQSNMFQNVTLAKHFQYIYEANHSQLSKQDIKEDVLDKMQLLGLNQGEQLLKRYPFELSGGMAQRVAFIMSLIRRPDYLFLDEPTSALDQENVKKFMHYLIKAQEHYQMTIVFITHDINLVKDYATHISIMQQGQLIESGEASSILANPTHSYTKNLIAIAHRRQAYA from the coding sequence ATGTCAAATGATCAACAAAAAAATAACGCAATGAATACTGTAGTTAAAGTCAATCAATTATCCATCTTAGATCATAATCGGTCATTGTTAAACGATGTTAATTTGACAATAACTAAAGGGGCATTTCATTGCATTATAGGTGAGAGTGGTAGTGGGAAGTCATTATTGACGAGAACTATTCTTGGAATGAAGCCATCACAACTAAGCTATCAAGGAGATATCAAGATTGATTTAAATAAGACGGATGCCGTTTTTCAAGATGTTCAAAGTAATATGTTTCAAAACGTGACCTTGGCTAAACATTTCCAATATATTTATGAAGCTAACCATTCACAACTATCTAAACAAGATATCAAGGAAGACGTCTTAGATAAAATGCAATTACTCGGTTTAAATCAAGGTGAACAATTACTTAAACGATATCCCTTTGAACTTAGTGGGGGTATGGCACAACGTGTAGCCTTTATAATGTCATTAATTAGACGTCCGGACTACTTATTTTTAGATGAACCGACGAGTGCGCTAGATCAAGAGAATGTTAAAAAGTTTATGCACTATTTGATTAAGGCACAGGAACATTATCAAATGACAATTGTCTTTATTACACATGATATTAACTTAGTTAAGGATTATGCCACTCATATTAGTATTATGCAGCAAGGTCAATTGATTGAAAGTGGTGAAGCATCATCTATTTTAGCTAACCCCACACATAGCTATACGAAAAATTTAATTGCTATCGCACATCGGAGACAGGCCTATGCTTAA
- a CDS encoding patatin-like phospholipase family protein, giving the protein MNKKDSLEHAIVLGGGGSLAIGWELGYLLTLSNQGIDVRHADLMIGTSGGAQAATGLTSDKSFDVIYDEQIAPKSNETPPVKDMSGIFERYAQIQEHSKSPKEWIENYSVYALEDHKFNESVHITRLEHRIKGIEWPSNLMITAINARKAERVALTSDSQVNLHRAMASSGSLPGVWPATTIEGDKHFDGGCHSMENADLAKGAKKVLILATNLPISTPYKLEDAIKELEESGAKVKLITPSKAVFDKLNELGGNTVDPSIRPDIFKAGEAQALEDVEKIRSFWNE; this is encoded by the coding sequence ATGAATAAAAAAGACAGTTTAGAACATGCAATTGTACTTGGCGGTGGTGGTTCGCTAGCCATAGGTTGGGAGTTAGGCTATCTGTTAACATTATCTAATCAAGGTATAGATGTTCGTCATGCAGATTTAATGATAGGTACATCAGGTGGCGCACAAGCTGCTACAGGTTTAACATCTGACAAGAGTTTTGATGTCATTTATGATGAGCAAATTGCACCTAAATCAAATGAAACGCCGCCAGTTAAAGACATGTCAGGTATCTTTGAAAGATATGCTCAAATACAAGAGCATTCGAAGTCACCTAAAGAATGGATTGAGAATTATAGTGTCTATGCACTAGAAGATCATAAATTTAATGAGAGCGTGCATATCACTCGCTTAGAACATAGAATTAAAGGCATTGAATGGCCATCTAATTTGATGATTACTGCTATTAATGCGCGTAAGGCAGAGCGTGTCGCACTAACGTCTGATAGTCAAGTGAACTTGCATAGAGCTATGGCTTCAAGTGGTTCGTTACCAGGTGTTTGGCCGGCTACGACGATTGAGGGTGACAAACATTTTGATGGTGGATGTCATTCCATGGAGAATGCAGATTTAGCTAAAGGTGCTAAGAAAGTACTTATTCTTGCAACGAATCTTCCTATTTCAACACCATATAAATTAGAAGATGCCATTAAAGAACTTGAAGAAAGTGGCGCTAAAGTCAAATTAATTACACCTAGTAAAGCAGTATTTGATAAATTAAATGAACTAGGCGGTAATACAGTAGATCCATCAATTCGACCTGACATTTTCAAAGCTGGAGAAGCTCAAGCACTTGAAGATGTAGAGAAAATTAGAAGCTTTTGGAATGAGTGA
- a CDS encoding hemolysin family protein: MGTTLSLITFILLLVLTAFFVATEFAIVKVRETRIAQLSNAGEKKAIAAKKVVDHLDEYLAACQLGITITALGIGMVGESTFEFILYPLFSSIGIPEAWIHPFTIGGAFVIATFLHVVVGEMAPKTIAIQKAEYITLLFAKPIIFFYKLMYPFIWLLNGAARLILKMFNMKPAKESEVFHSEEELKQLIHDSHEGGEINDSELHHINQAFKFDNLVAKDIMIDEEHVKTLNLNTRFDDAIQQIKIDAFTRYPAVKDDQIVGFIHSKSLFNVEQPSKLETFVNPIINVKMNTPLKHILEMMKKRKVHIAAVYNDADFKGIITLENILEEIVGDIEDEYN; the protein is encoded by the coding sequence TTGGGGACCACACTTAGTCTTATTACTTTTATATTATTATTAGTCCTAACGGCTTTTTTCGTGGCGACAGAGTTCGCTATTGTTAAAGTCAGAGAAACAAGAATTGCACAATTGTCTAATGCAGGTGAGAAGAAAGCGATAGCCGCTAAGAAGGTTGTCGATCATCTTGATGAATACTTAGCTGCCTGCCAATTAGGTATTACCATTACCGCACTAGGTATCGGTATGGTAGGAGAATCTACATTTGAATTTATATTATATCCTTTATTCAGCAGTATTGGTATTCCTGAAGCTTGGATACATCCATTTACAATTGGTGGCGCATTTGTTATCGCGACATTTTTACACGTTGTTGTAGGTGAGATGGCACCTAAGACGATTGCTATCCAAAAGGCAGAATATATTACGTTGTTATTTGCGAAACCGATTATCTTTTTCTATAAATTAATGTATCCGTTTATTTGGTTATTAAATGGTGCAGCACGATTGATATTGAAAATGTTCAATATGAAACCAGCCAAAGAGAGTGAAGTATTCCATTCTGAGGAAGAGTTGAAACAATTAATTCACGATAGCCATGAAGGTGGCGAAATTAATGACAGTGAATTACACCATATTAACCAAGCATTTAAATTTGATAATTTAGTCGCAAAAGATATTATGATTGATGAAGAACATGTTAAAACGTTAAATTTAAATACACGTTTTGATGATGCTATACAGCAAATTAAAATAGATGCGTTTACAAGATATCCAGCTGTTAAAGATGATCAAATTGTTGGTTTTATACATTCAAAATCATTGTTCAACGTGGAACAACCATCTAAGTTAGAGACATTCGTTAATCCAATTATTAACGTTAAAATGAATACACCATTGAAACACATACTAGAAATGATGAAAAAGAGAAAAGTGCATATCGCAGCAGTTTATAATGACGCTGATTTTAAGGGAATCATTACTTTAGAAAATATTCTTGAAGAAATCGTTGGCGATATCGAAGATGAATATAATTAA
- a CDS encoding SDR family NAD(P)-dependent oxidoreductase produces the protein MVNTASVAGLIADPQMGPYIAAKHAVIGMTKSAGFDHATDGVHINAVAPGLTETDMTKAWKDDDEKWQQMISGVAMAKAAQPDDIADIVLFLSSDSAKFMTAQVYLVDGGQTAH, from the coding sequence ATTGTTAATACAGCATCAGTTGCTGGATTAATTGCTGACCCTCAAATGGGACCATACATTGCTGCAAAACACGCAGTGATTGGTATGACAAAATCAGCAGGCTTCGACCATGCGACTGATGGTGTACATATCAACGCAGTTGCACCTGGACTAACTGAAACAGATATGACTAAAGCTTGGAAAGATGACGATGAAAAATGGCAACAAATGATTTCAGGTGTGGCAATGGCTAAAGCAGCACAACCTGATGATATTGCTGACATCGTATTATTCTTATCATCTGATTCAGCAAAATTCATGACTGCTCAAGTTTATCTTGTTGATGGTGGTCAAACAGCTCACTAA